In Drosophila teissieri strain GT53w chromosome 2R, Prin_Dtei_1.1, whole genome shotgun sequence, the following proteins share a genomic window:
- the LOC122614550 gene encoding protein transport protein Sec61 subunit gamma, with the protein MSGTKQANLKMEQLLSRRRRYKIKSAKRGICKFLPDLRCKSVDGIRHQMKDLLLLLLPSSDFYKKSRRFYKRCTKPDRQEFQRISIAIGVGFLMMGLIGFVVKLMHIPIVNIIMD; encoded by the exons ATGTCGGGCACAAAACAAGCGAATCTTAAAATGGAGCAACTACTTTCTCGTCGCCGCAGATACAAGATCAAAAGTGCCAAGAG GGGTATCTGCAAATTCTTGCCCGACTTGAGGTGCAAATCTGTGGATGGCATCCGGCACCAGATGAAGGATCTGCTGCTCCTATTGCTTCCGTCCTCGGATTTCTATAAGAAATCGCGGCGGTTCTACAAGCGCTGCACAAAACCAGATCGCCAGGAGTTCCAGCGCATTAGCATTGCCATTGGCGTGGGTTTCCTCATGATGGGTTTGATTGGATTCGTCGTCAAGCTGATGCACATACCCATAGTGAACATCATCATGGACTGA